The Jiangella sp. DSM 45060 genome contains the following window.
CCGCTGACCCTTGGTGCCGCCCCTGGCGCCGTTGGACGCGGCGCCGGGGGCGGCTCCGCGGGCGGCTCCGCGGCGTGTGCCGCGGCGGGCCGGGCTCGGCTCGGCGATGTCGAAGGCCGTGCACAACCACCGCCCGTCATCGGCTTCGAGACGCACCGCTACGGCCCGCGCCACCTCCCCGACCTGCGCGACGACGCTCGCCTCGGCCACTCCAGGTGTGACGCGGCAGACCCGCAGCGCCCGGATCCGCGGCCGCACGGCGGGCGCCTCCTCCAGCGCGACCGCCCGGCGGCTGAGGTCGCGGTAGACGGACTCGGCGGTCCACCGGACCAGCTGCTGCAGCGGACGGCGGCCGTGCAGGCACTCGAGCGCCGACTGGGCCAGCCGAGCGGTCCAGCGACGCGGATCCGGCAGCTCGTCAGCAGCGGTCGTCGTTCGGGTCGTTGGTGTCTTCCCAGCCCGGGCCGCGGGTCCTGGTCCGGCTGCCGCGACGGCTGCGGCGGTGGGGGCGGCTGTGGTCCGGGTCGCGGGTCCTGGTCCGGTGGCGGTCACGGCTCGGGTGGCGGGTCGTGGCCCGGCTGCGGCTGGATCGGCGGCGTGGGCGTGGCCGGCGGCGCCGTCGCGGGGCAGCTCCCGGGGCGCTCGAGGCGACTCGGGGCCGGGGTAGCGCAGCCACAGGCTGTCCGCGACCACCACCGCGCCGACCCCGACGGGGCGCAGCTGGTCCTCGAAGACGGCGTCGAGGTCGAGCGGAAGTGTCCCCTGGACCGCCGCCCCGCCCTCGTCCCCGCACCCGCCCCCACGTCCGCCGTCCGCCGCTCGCCCCGGGTCACGACGACGCCCAGTTCGTCGTCGTAGGGCGGCTCGGTGACCGGGACCGGCAGCAGGCGCACCCGGCTCACGTACGGCTCGGGCGGTGCGGACGTGGCGGTCATCGCGGCCTCCTGACTTGGGCGGACATCGGCGTCACGAGCATCGAAACCGCCGGGCGCGGACGGGGTCAACGGGATCGCGCAGTCGGGCAGACCCGCGGCTGGAACGGGCAAACGGGCAACCTCTGGGAGGCCCGGAAACGGTGAACGGGCAACCGCTGAACGGGGTCGGGCAAACCCGGCTCTGTCACATTCCGACCATTGATGCGTGGCACGAACCAGCTTGTTGCAGGAGAATCAACAAATGGAGGCCATTCGTCACAACGGGCCGCGGCGGGGGCTGGTGCTCGGCGGCGGCGGGGTCCTGGGCGCGGCGTGGATGGTCGGCGCGCTGAGCGCCATCGAGGAATCGACCGGTGCCGACCTCCGGTCGTTCGACTACATCCTGGGCACGTCCGCGGGCTCGGTGCTCGCCGCGCTGCTCGGCGCCGGGGTCGACGCCGAGCAGTTGCGCGACCACCAGCTGGGCAATCCGATCGACGGCCCGCTGTCCGACCACACCTGGGACTACGAGACCGCGACCGGCGGCTCGCGTCCGCAGTTGCCCCGCTTCGGGGTCGGCTCGCCGGCGCTGGTCCGCCGCAACGTCCGCAGGCTGCGCCGCATGCCGCCCACCGCCGTCCTGTCGGCGCTGATGCCGGTCGGCCGCGGCTCGCTGGACGGCGTCGGCGACCTCGTCGACGCGGTCACGGGACCGGACGCCGGGTGGTCGCCGCACTCGGGCGTCTGGATCGTCGCGATGGACTACGAGACCGGCCGACGGGTGCCGTTCGGCCGGGCCGGTGAGCCGCGGGCGTCGCTCCCGCAGGCCGTCATGGCGTCGTGCGCCATCCCGGGCTGGTTCGCGCCCGTGGTGATCGGCGGCCACCGCTACGTCGACGGCGGCACCTGCTCGGCCACGTCGGTCGACCTGCTCGGCGGGCTCGGCCTGGACGAGGTCTACGTCGTCGCGCCGATGGTGTCGTTCGAGCTGGACCATCCGCGGGCGCTACTGCCCCGGCTGGAGCGCCGCTGGCGGCGACGTTGCACCCGCCGCTGCCTGCGCGAGGCGGCGAAGCTGGAGGCCGCGGGCACCGCCGTGACGATCCTCGGCCCCGGCCCGGAGGACCTCGTCGCGATCGGCGCGAACGTCATGGACACCGGCCGGCGCATGGCCGTGCTCGAGACCTCGCTGCGGACGTCGGAGGAGGCACTGACCCAGCGCCGATCCTGGGCCGACGCGGCCGAAGCCGGATGAGGCGGGGCGTACGGCTGTCGTTCATACCACGGAGGCGATACGCTTCGCAGCCGGTAGCGTTGAGGTCGACGACAATCCCACCGGAGCGGTCGCCGGGCGGCAGCCATTCGGGGGAAGTCGGGCCAGTGGGACGAATGACAAGGCGGGTTCGGTGCAGAATCTTCTACGGTGGACGAGCGCTCGCGCCGTGACGGAGCCGTTCGCCCCGCTGCAATGCGCACGAGTGCCCGCACACGGGTGAGCCGAGAGATGAGAACACGAGGTGTCAAGCGTGATGGATGACCGGCTGTCGACCAGGCCGTACGTCGCACGAGCGGTGCGACTGCTGTCCCAGCCCCGTCGGAGTCCCGCCGACGGCGCACTGGTCACCGCGGTAGCACTGCGGCTGGCCTCCCTCGACAGCGACAGCGAGACGGCCGAGCGCCTCGTCGCCGCGTCCGACCGGGTGATGGCCGGGGTGGCCGGGCTCATCGGGGAGCAGGCGCCGGCGTCCGACTGGAGCGACACCGCCGAGGCGCTGGCGCTGATGATCGCCGGCCGGCCGCTGCAGCGGGGTCACCTCATGGCGGCGCGGGCGACGCTCGGCACGGCCGACAAGGTCATCGACCTGTCCGACCGGCTGCGTCGCACCGCCGAGGAGCCCATCGACCGCGACGACCTCGGCCGCGCGCTGGCCATGGCCGTCACGGGCCCGGCCGAGCTGGCCGAGGCGCTGCTCGAGCGCGAGTCGACCGACGCCGCGCCGGCAGCGGCCGCCGAGGCGCCCGCGCCGCGGCAGCCGGGGCGCCGGGCCGGCGCCGCCGAGCGCAACGTGTCGCTGCGCGCCCTCGACGGCGGCGTACCCGGCCGCTGAGCTGCTCTCTTTCGGATTTGACGGAATCGGCGTCAACTCCGCTGAGGTGCTCGTGAAGACGGCCGGGCGACCGGTCGTCTGACACGCCTGTCCGCCCGCGCCGTCCGCCGACCCGACGTCACGTGCGCCGGACGGCCGCACCGTACGCCGGGCCGGGGCGTCAGCGTGCCCCGACCCCGCGCGCTCGTCGCAGCGTCCCCCAGCTCAGCGCGTCCCGGCGAGCCAGTCGTTGCCGACGCGTTCCTCGACCTTGACCGCGTGCATCAGACCCTGGTGCACCGCCTGCTCGATCTTCCCGCCGACCAGCGGCACCGACGCCTTCAGCAGGGCCTTGATCGTCAGCACGGTCGAGGCGCCGTTCCCGGCCAGCCGCATGGTGCCCGTGGCGCGGACCGGTGCGCCGGACATCTCCAGCTCGATGCTGCCGTCACGCGAGCCGTCCGCCGCCGCCGGTCCCCAGGTGTCGCGCTGCTTGATGTCGATCGTCTCGCCGACGAAGCGGCGGACGAAGTCGGGGACGTCGGGGGGCATGACGCGCAGGAGGTCGATGGTGACGCGGTCGCCGTCGCGGCGGACGGAGGCCTGGTGCCGGATCGCGTTGGCGGCCATGGTCTTCTTCTCGATGTAGGCCTCGTCGGTCAGCATCGCGAAGACCGCTGCCGGATCGGCGTCGAAACGCAGCTCGCTGTTCAGGTCCATGGCTCCACATCCTGACCCATACGCTGGCGAGGTGACCACCGACAAGGAGATGAGTCCTCCGTCCGCACAGTTCGGCGAGGACGGTGCCCGGCTCAGCTACGGCACCTACCTGCGTCTCGCGCAGCTGCTCGACCAGCAGCGACTCGAGACCGATGCTCACGATGAGCTGCTGTTCATCACCATCCACCAGGTCTACGAGCTGTGGTTCAAGCAACTGCTGCACGAGCTGGAGGCGGCCCGGCAGGCGATGTTCGACGACCGCCTGTGGTGGGCCCGGCACCTGCTGAACCGGGTGCACGAGATCGAACGGATCCTGATCGAGCAGGTCGGCGTCCTGGAGACGATGACCCCGCAGGACTTCCTGGAGTTCCGGGCCCGGCTGGCGCCGGCCAGCGGCTTCCAGTCGGTGCAGTTCCGCGAGCTGGAGTTCATCTCGGGCGCGAAGGACGCGGCGTTCCTGCGCCGGTTCCGCGGCCTGACGGAGGACGAGTCGGCTCGGCTGCGGCGCCGGCTGGACGAGCCGACGCTGTGGGACGCGTTCCTGGCGGCGCTGCGCGCCCACGACCTCCCCGCCGGCACGGACGACGAGATCAGCGCGTCGCTGCGGACCGCGGCGCACGATCGCGGCGCGTTCGGTGACGTCTGGGAGCTGGCGGAGGGTCTGATGTCGCACGACGAGCTCGCCGCCGGCTGGCGGGCCCGGCACGTCACGATGGTGGAACGGATGATCGGGACGAAAACCGGCACCGGCGGCTCGTCCGGCGCCTCCTACCTGCGCAGCCGCCTCGATTTCCGCTACTACCCGCTGCTCTGGGAGCTGCGTTCCTGGCTCTGACCCGCTCGGCGCCCGCCCTCGATGATCATGACATTCGGACCCGGCGAGCGGGCGCCGCGGCGAGCTACTAATGTTCTGAGAGGTTCCGTACAACGACGTGCGGAGTCTCGTTCTGGGGGTTAGTGGAAGATGCGTAATCGGCTCGACGAAGCCAAATCCGAGCTCCTCGCGAAGGCCGCGCTGGTCGGCGACCGCGGGAGCCGCGACGAGGACGAAGCCTTCCTTCGCCGGTACTACCGGCACGTCGCCGCCGAGGACCTCGTCGACCGCGACGTCATCGACGTCTACGGGGTGGCCGCGTCGCACCGGCGCTCGGCGCAGACCAGGCCGCAGGGCACCGCCGTCGTCAACGTCTACACGCCGACGGTCGACGAGCACGGCTGGGCGTCCGGGCACACCATCGTCGAGGTCGTCATCGACGACATGCCGTTCCTGGTCGACTCCGTCACCATGGCGCTGTCCGAGCACGAGCACGCCATCCGCCTCGTCGTCCACCCGCAGCTGGTGGTCCGCCGCGACATCACCGGCCAGCTCGTCGAGGTGCTCGACCTCAACGAGAACGACCCGCGGCGCGACGCCGGCACCGTCGTCGAGTCGTGGATGCACGTCGAGATCGACCGCACCGACGACCCCGACGACCAAGCCGCCATCGAGCAGCTGCTGCGCGACACCCTCCGCGACGTCCGCGAGGCGGTCGAGGACTGGCAGCGCATGCGCCAGCGCGCCATCGACATCGCCGGCGAGCTGGAGCACCCGCCGTCGTCGATCAAGGCGCCCGAGGCCGACGAGGCGCGCGAGCTGCTGCACTGGCTGGCCGACGACCACTTCACCTTCCTCGGCTACCGCGAGTACCAGCTCGACGAGGTCGACGGCGAGGACGTGCTGCGCGCGGTCACCGGCACCGGTCTCGGCATCCTGCGGTCCGACCAGGACCTCTCCGGCTCGTTCGGCAAGCTGCCGCGTGAGGTGCGGGCGAAGGCGCGCGAGAAACAGCTGCTGGTGCTCACCAAGGCCAACTCCAAGGCGACGGTGCACCGCCCGGCCTACCTCGACTACGTCGGTGTGAAGACGTTCGACGAGTCCGGCGAGGTGGTCGGCGAGCGGCGCTTCCTCGGGCTGTTCACGTCCGCCGCCTACACCGAGAGCGTCCTGCGCATCCCGGTGCTGCGGCGCAAGGTCCAAGAGGTCATCGAGCAGGCCGGGTTCGCGCCGTCCGGGCACTCCGGCAAGGACCTCCTGCAGGTGCTCGAGACGTACCCGCGCGACGAGCTGTTCCAGATCCCGCCCGAGGAGCTGCTGCCCACCGCGCTCGCCGTCGTCCACCTGCAGGAGCGCCGCCACCTGCGCATGTTCGTCCGCCGCGACGACTACGGGCGCTACCTGTCGTTCCTCGTCTACCTGCCGCGCGACCGCTACAACACCGACGTGCGCGAGCGCATCCAGCGGCTGCTGCTGGCCGCCACCGACGGCGACTCCATCGACTTCACCGCGCGGGTCGGCGAGGCGGCGCTGGCCCGCCTGCACTTCGTCGTCCGGATGAAGCGCGACCAGGGGCTGCCCGCGATCGACGTCCCGGCGTTGGAGAAGCAGCTGGTCGGCGCGACCCGGTCGTGGATCGACGAGCTGTCCGACGCGCTGGCCGAGCAGGTCGGCGAGGAAGGCGCGGCCAAGCTGCTGCGCCGGTACCGGCAGGCGTTCCCCGAGGGCTACAAGGCCGACTTCCCGGCGCGGACGGCGGTGGCCGACGTCCGCCGCCTCGAGGAGCTGCCCGCCGAGGACGGCCTGGGCATGAACCTCTACCAGCCGGTCGGCGGGCTGGCCACCGACCGCCGGTTCAAGATCTACCGCACCGGCACGCCCATCTCGCTCACCCAGGTGCTGCCGATCCTGTCGCGCATGGGCGTCGAGGTGGTCGACGAGCGGCCGTACGAGATCGTCCGGCGCGGCCACGACACCGAGTCGACGGCGTACATCTACGACTTCGGGCTGCGCTACCGCGGGCTGCGCGCCACCGAGGCCGACCGCCTCAAGGTGCTGTTCCAGGACGCGTTCGCCGCGGTGTGGCGCGGCGACGCCGAGAGCGACGGGTTCAACGCGCTGGTGCCGCAGGCGGGGCTGTCGTGGCGGCAGGCGTCGATCCTGCGCGCGTACGCCAAGTACCTGCGCCAGACCGGCACCACGTTCAGCCAGAACTACCTCGAGGAGGCGCTGTCCGGCCACGTCGACGTCGCACGCATGCTCGTCGACCTGTTCGAGATCCGGTTCGACCCCGAGCGCTACGGCGACGACGACACCGGCCGCGCGGCCCGGCAGACGGCCGCCGACGAACTGAACGGGCGCATCGACGAGGCGCTCGACCAGGTCGCCAGCCTCGACCAGGACCGCATCCTGCGCTCGTTCCTGCGGCTGGTGAAGGCGACGCTGCGGACCAGCTACTACCGCACCACCGTCGGCGGGCCCCAGACCGTCACCAGCTTCAAGCTCGACTCCCGGTCGCTGCCCGACCTCCCCGACCCCAAGCCGAAGTACGAGATCTGGGTGTACTCGCCCCGGGTCGAGGGCGTGCACCTGCGCTACGGCGCCGTCGCCCGCGGCGGGCTGCGCTGGTCCGACCGGCGCGAGGACTTCCGGACGGAGATCCTCGGCCTGGTCAAGGCGCAGGCGGTGAAGAACTCCGTCATCGTCCCGGTCGGCGCGAAGGGCGGCTTCGTCGGCAAGCGGCTGCCCGACCCCGCCGTCGACCGCGAGGCGTGGCTGGCCGAGGGCGTCGAGTGCTACAAGACGTTCATCCGGGCCATGCTCGACATCACCGACAACCGCGCCGCCGATCGCAGCGTCGTCCCGCCGCCGATGGTCGTCCGCCACGACGGCGACGACCCGTACCTCGTGGTGGCGGCCGACAAGGGCACCGCGTCGTTCTCCGACATCGCCAACGACGTCTCCCACGAATACGGCTTCTGGCTCGGCGACGCGTTCGCGTCCGGCGGGTCGGCCGGGTACGACCACAAGGCCATGGGCATCACCGCCCGCGGCGCCTGGGAGTCGGTGCGGCGGCACTTCCGCCAGCTCGGCCGCGACACCCAGACCGAGGACTTCACCGTCGTCGGCATCGGAGACATGTCCGGCGACGTGTTCGGCAACGGCATGCTGCTGTCCGAGCACATCCGGCTGGTGGCCGCGTTCGACCACCGGCACATCTTCCTCGACCCCGACCCCGACCCGGCGGAGTCCTACGCCGAGCGCCGTCGCCTCTTCGAGCTGCCGCGGTCCAGCTGGAACGACTACGAGCCCAAGCTGATCAGCGAGGGCGGCGGCGTCTACCCCCGCACGGCGAAGACGGTCAAGCTGTCGGCCGAGGTCAAGCAGGCACTGGGCATCGACGCGTCGGTCGAGACCATGTCGCCGCCGGAGCTGATGCACGCCATCCTCGGCGCGCCCGTCGACCTGCTCTGGAACGGCGGCATCGGCACCTACGTGAAGGCGTCGACGGAGTCCAACGCCGAGGTCGGCGACAAGGCCAACGACGCCATCCGCATCGACGCCGCCGACCTCCGCGCGCAGGTCGTC
Protein-coding sequences here:
- a CDS encoding Rv3235 family protein, with translation MVVADSLWLRYPGPESPRAPRELPRDGAAGHAHAADPAAAGPRPATRAVTATGPGPATRTTAAPTAAAVAAAGPGPAARAGKTPTTRTTTAADELPDPRRWTARLAQSALECLHGRRPLQQLVRWTAESVYRDLSRRAVALEEAPAVRPRIRALRVCRVTPGVAEASVVAQVGEVARAVAVRLEADDGRWLCTAFDIAEPSPARRGTRRGAARGAAPGAASNGARGGTKGQRAAQASSNASA
- a CDS encoding tryptophan 2,3-dioxygenase family protein, which codes for MSPPSAQFGEDGARLSYGTYLRLAQLLDQQRLETDAHDELLFITIHQVYELWFKQLLHELEAARQAMFDDRLWWARHLLNRVHEIERILIEQVGVLETMTPQDFLEFRARLAPASGFQSVQFRELEFISGAKDAAFLRRFRGLTEDESARLRRRLDEPTLWDAFLAALRAHDLPAGTDDEISASLRTAAHDRGAFGDVWELAEGLMSHDELAAGWRARHVTMVERMIGTKTGTGGSSGASYLRSRLDFRYYPLLWELRSWL
- a CDS encoding patatin-like phospholipase family protein, which translates into the protein MEAIRHNGPRRGLVLGGGGVLGAAWMVGALSAIEESTGADLRSFDYILGTSAGSVLAALLGAGVDAEQLRDHQLGNPIDGPLSDHTWDYETATGGSRPQLPRFGVGSPALVRRNVRRLRRMPPTAVLSALMPVGRGSLDGVGDLVDAVTGPDAGWSPHSGVWIVAMDYETGRRVPFGRAGEPRASLPQAVMASCAIPGWFAPVVIGGHRYVDGGTCSATSVDLLGGLGLDEVYVVAPMVSFELDHPRALLPRLERRWRRRCTRRCLREAAKLEAAGTAVTILGPGPEDLVAIGANVMDTGRRMAVLETSLRTSEEALTQRRSWADAAEAG
- a CDS encoding DUF2505 domain-containing protein, which translates into the protein MDLNSELRFDADPAAVFAMLTDEAYIEKKTMAANAIRHQASVRRDGDRVTIDLLRVMPPDVPDFVRRFVGETIDIKQRDTWGPAAADGSRDGSIELEMSGAPVRATGTMRLAGNGASTVLTIKALLKASVPLVGGKIEQAVHQGLMHAVKVEERVGNDWLAGTR
- a CDS encoding NAD-glutamate dehydrogenase is translated as MRNRLDEAKSELLAKAALVGDRGSRDEDEAFLRRYYRHVAAEDLVDRDVIDVYGVAASHRRSAQTRPQGTAVVNVYTPTVDEHGWASGHTIVEVVIDDMPFLVDSVTMALSEHEHAIRLVVHPQLVVRRDITGQLVEVLDLNENDPRRDAGTVVESWMHVEIDRTDDPDDQAAIEQLLRDTLRDVREAVEDWQRMRQRAIDIAGELEHPPSSIKAPEADEARELLHWLADDHFTFLGYREYQLDEVDGEDVLRAVTGTGLGILRSDQDLSGSFGKLPREVRAKAREKQLLVLTKANSKATVHRPAYLDYVGVKTFDESGEVVGERRFLGLFTSAAYTESVLRIPVLRRKVQEVIEQAGFAPSGHSGKDLLQVLETYPRDELFQIPPEELLPTALAVVHLQERRHLRMFVRRDDYGRYLSFLVYLPRDRYNTDVRERIQRLLLAATDGDSIDFTARVGEAALARLHFVVRMKRDQGLPAIDVPALEKQLVGATRSWIDELSDALAEQVGEEGAAKLLRRYRQAFPEGYKADFPARTAVADVRRLEELPAEDGLGMNLYQPVGGLATDRRFKIYRTGTPISLTQVLPILSRMGVEVVDERPYEIVRRGHDTESTAYIYDFGLRYRGLRATEADRLKVLFQDAFAAVWRGDAESDGFNALVPQAGLSWRQASILRAYAKYLRQTGTTFSQNYLEEALSGHVDVARMLVDLFEIRFDPERYGDDDTGRAARQTAADELNGRIDEALDQVASLDQDRILRSFLRLVKATLRTSYYRTTVGGPQTVTSFKLDSRSLPDLPDPKPKYEIWVYSPRVEGVHLRYGAVARGGLRWSDRREDFRTEILGLVKAQAVKNSVIVPVGAKGGFVGKRLPDPAVDREAWLAEGVECYKTFIRAMLDITDNRAADRSVVPPPMVVRHDGDDPYLVVAADKGTASFSDIANDVSHEYGFWLGDAFASGGSAGYDHKAMGITARGAWESVRRHFRQLGRDTQTEDFTVVGIGDMSGDVFGNGMLLSEHIRLVAAFDHRHIFLDPDPDPAESYAERRRLFELPRSSWNDYEPKLISEGGGVYPRTAKTVKLSAEVKQALGIDASVETMSPPELMHAILGAPVDLLWNGGIGTYVKASTESNAEVGDKANDAIRIDAADLRAQVVGEGGNLGLTQRGRIEFAQAGGRVNTDAIDNSAGVDTSDHEVNIKILLDGVVRAGDLTEKQRNELLAEMTDEIADLVLANNYGQNIALANGVFQAPNLAHVHRSYLAKLESQGKLDRAIEALPTDRQLAERMAAGKGLTSPELSVVLAYTKNLMYEELLAGGMPDDPYLGAALHAYFPSALRDTYGEVIDNHPLRREIISNVVVNELVNTAGTTFAYRLGMETGGTVEDLARAHTVGGVVFRIPDLMVAIKELDNVVAFDVQTRMRLEARTITERATRWLTVNRRPPIDIAWQIGFFEEPIARLLVALPEVLSGRELDLYHERLEALAADGVPEPLANRVAVLPPAYAGLGMVENSLATGTDLLEVARVHFTLGAFLELGRLLERIISLPRRDRWQTMARAALRDDLHAVQAALTAQVIQHTHEEAAPQDRVEAWAAQDDVVVARTQGMLREIVEGDSFDLARLSVGLRAVRGLLRPDAT